A genomic window from Vitis riparia cultivar Riparia Gloire de Montpellier isolate 1030 chromosome 16, EGFV_Vit.rip_1.0, whole genome shotgun sequence includes:
- the LOC117933249 gene encoding uncharacterized protein LOC117933249 gives MASIQEAIIGIGQRIDGQQAPPQDSAQYDSTTPPPPPLNQSILHLVPYVLHSQTDATLLPVVAPIQTSEDAHAHMDRLKHRMRQMRVSDGTISWDDFDGAPVANLPFHFRMPKIKRYTGIGCPKIHLRLYNSVMRAYGLDEAHLIMLFPMSLSGVAQRCFASLDAPHRRTWDDLAQDFLRQFAFNTVIGVSMRELEALRQGPEELVTSFISRWRKNIAQIIDRPS, from the coding sequence atggcttcgattcaaGAGGCTATAATCGGCATCGGccagaggatagatgggcaaCAAGCCCCGCCTCAGGATAGCGCACAATATGACTCTACTACGCCACCTCCTCCTCCACTCAATCAGTCGATTCTACACCTTGTACCGTATGTCTTACATAGTCAAACTGATGCTACCCTACTTCCTGTCGTAGCACCCATTCAAACCTCAGAGGATGCACATGCTCATATGGATAGACTCAAGCATAGGATGAGACAAATGAGGGTTTCAGATGGAACTATTAGTTGGGATGACTTTGATGGAGCACCGGTGGCCAATTTACCGTTCCATTTCAGGATGCCAAAGATTAAGAGGTATACGGGCATAGGTTGCCCTAAGATTCATTTGAGACTATACAATAGTGTGATGAGGGCCTATGGGTTGGATGAGGCCCACTTGATTATGCTTTTTCCCATGTCCTTGAGTGGTGTAGCACAACGTTGTTTTGCTTCTTTAGATGCTCCACATCGTAGGACTTGGGATGATTTGGCCCAAGATTTTTTGAGACAATTTGCTTTTAACACTGTCATTGGCGTCTCAATGAGAGAGCTAGAGGCATTGAGACAAGGACCGGAGGAGTTGGTGACTTCGTTTATCTCTCGATGGAGGAAGAATATTGCACAGATTATTGATCGTCCTTCATAG
- the LOC117933250 gene encoding tubulin alpha chain-like, whose amino-acid sequence LSIDCGKSKLGFTVYPSPQVSTSVAEPYNSDLSTHSLLEHTNVAVLLDNEAIYDICRRSLDIECPTYTNLNRLVSQVISSLTTSLRIDGALNVNVTEFLTNLVPYPRIHFMFSSYAPVVSAEKTYHEQVSVTENHRPIWRVLSMGSSTY is encoded by the coding sequence CTATCTATTGACTGCGGCAAGTCAAAGCTTGGATTCACTGTTTACCCCTCCCCTCAGGTTTCAACATCTGTTGCTGAGCCCTATAACAGTGACCTTTCAACCCACTCCCTGCTCGAGCATACAAATGTAGCTGTGCTTCTGGACAATGAAGCAATCTATGACATTTGCAGGCGATCCCTTGACATTGAGTGCCCAACCTACACCAATCTTAATCGCCTGGTCTCTCAAGTTATTTCATCACTCACTACGTCATTGAGGATTGATGGAGCCTTAAATGTGAATGTGACTGAATTCCTGACCAACCTGGTTCCTTACCCAAGGATTcactttatgttttcttcataTGCCCCCGTGGTTTCTGCTGAGAAAACATATCATGAGCAGGTCTCTGTGACGGAGAACCACAGACCCATCTGGAGAGTGCTGTCAATGGGATCTAGCACCTATTAA